The DNA window ttgagtaaaccactgccatagtttttacagaaagaaatcagatacagccctaacattacatgcaaaattaaaatcaagtgactcctgtcactataCTGTACTatacgcgtgtcggtcttttatctttaacagGGTAGtgataagtaaacactttgagtaatttgaattagtttgtatggaaaaataaatgtttcttttactttaatatttttacaaagtgattccttatgtaatatactCATGTTCCCTTCAACAGTacttcgtaattcggttacacgttgcatataCAATTTTCTAACTTTATGGTCAAAAACCCAGTGTAAGCATCTAGCTGTATCAGATAGAGTTGGAAATTTCACAAAACGTTTATAAATTCTATTGCCgctttaccaaataaaaaaaaaaacaattaaaggggataaaaattaaagatttaaaaaacaaaactttgtatGAGGATACACGAAGgttttttgttactaatgaaGTAAGCAGTGCATAAAGTGCAAGCAAGGTTTAGTAACATTTAGCGCCACAATAATTACACGCGGGACTTGTAAGTTTTTATCAATACAGCCGTTGGTGGATTTTCTATTAAGGTAGGAACTTACTTTATTTTCAAGTgatcaatatatataattttactttgtaATCCCTTAAAaccgctttattattatttactatttactattattattcacAAAAGCTTATTTTCCAATTTGCTACTTATAACAGGCAATTTATTTCTATTgcaattaaacaattttaaggGATGTGGCATCCCTTAAAATTGTGAGAATTGAAAAAAGAGCAGATTATAGATATTTATCGATACGTAGCTGTACAATCAATAATGTACTAAATTATTCAAGAACCAAGGTCCATTCGTATTGAATAGTACATAttctttcaataaatatttatcgtaGCCTACTAGAGTTGAAAATTattctgaattattatttaaatttattcacataCTTGTTGTTGTGTGGATTCGGTCCAAAGTGGGAAGGATATTCATCCCGATTTTGACTGATGTTATCCCTCCTACACCTGAATACCAAAACgacaatgtaaaaataaaatttcatcagAACACTGACAACTGACTGTCAGACAGCTGGATGCCATCCTCATAAAATCTCATCAGAACTCCGAAAACTAACTGTTGAACCCCTGGAACAACCTCCGATAATTTCATTAGTAAACTTACGACTGACTGTCCGACAGCTGGGTACAAGTCTTCTCCTCTTAGTTCGAGAGATATCAAGCTTAAATTAAATCAACCACAATGGTCCAATACAGCTTCCTGGGATTAACGTAGTCTGAACGCTAAGAAGAAGATATATAGAGTAAACATCAAAGCCGCCGACCGACAGACACAGCCCGGCGGCTTTGCGTCGGAGACTTGCAGATTTCATGACGCCGACAAAGTTGACAAAGTAGGAACATGACGGTCGGCGGCTTTGGTGTGTAGACCGTAGAGAAGGAAAAGGAATAATGATTATCTAAATTCAGTCAAGTTTTACAAACTTAGAAATACTTAACCAGCGTAACTGTTAGTTAAggggttttttgttttttttatttttagaggtaacaataaaaaaaaaatcgtaatgcTATTCATAATGCTTATAAGTTAACTATGTCTCACTTGTCTCTCAGTCTGATTATGTAAACCATGTACCCTAATCCCGGATATGGCTTCAGGTATCGCGTTCAAATTAACATAGAATAAATCCGCATGATATAAAAATCAAGGAATTTTTATCCAGGTGTTATCAGTGTGAAGCAAATAGTTACCTTTGAGCAACATTTCTCAAGCCATGCATGCTTAAAAAATGCACACATTGGCTTGGGAAAATACTTGATGATGATCCATACAATGTATGATTATAAATAGTCCATTTATTGCAGAAGGTAGCATATATTATCGGAAAGGTATTGTCTTAGCAATATACCTATGTATCCATTGAGGTGTTATGCACTTTGTTAGGACTTTGATAATAATTGGGGACTTTGTGTTATATTGTAATACTTACATGGCCTGTAACCTATTTACGTTAGCATTATTGTTCATAGTAGCCAATGACATATTGTTCCAGTCCAGATCATCTTGAAGTTCTGTCTTGATGTCAGCTAGATTCAATGTGCATGCGTTCTGTTCCCTGgactttttagattttttggCAACTTTAAAACTTCTTTTGCCATTATTCTCCACCTTAATATTAATTCCACCGAACATTTTGTCTTTTGTCATTTGTTCACCAGTGAACGTGTGGTCTGTATTTATTTCTTCTGCTGTATTAATACCAGTGTCACTAACAGAGTCGTCGCTTGCAAATATCTCAGCGGGAAGCTTGAAATCTGGTGAAGGGTTCATTATGTGAAAATTGCTTGGCGAGAGTAAGCTCTTTGAAGCCATTGCAGTTTTCAAGCTATTGCTATTCTTTGGTTTGGATGTTCCTGGAGATGTCACATTGTTAATGGCTTGTTCAATTGACAGATTGTTTACTGGAGGCGTAGTTGTTAATGTTGGTGATGGTGACGTAATTATAGGTGGAGTGTCAGGTATCCTCAAATAGCCTGTATTGCTTGTTGGAAACGAAATTCTGGTACCATCTAAGGACATCAAAACTTTATTAGTTAAGATCACAGCAGAGATTAGATATGCTCGGAGATAAAAACCAGCCAATGTTTTTACAAACTATAGCAATTTGGCAATCACAATAGATTAAACAGATATTAAggcaaattaaaaacaaataattttataaaggaaTGCTTGTATTAAAGTCTAGGGAATAAGATACTTGTTATCCTGGGAGCAAACAGTTCCCGCggaaatgaaaacaatttattattaatattattaaaatacctgtttctatatcatcaccatcatccaTTGTGACGTGATATGGATCAGTACTTTTGCGAGAATCTGATATTTGGTTGTTGTCAGAATCCAGGACAGAAACATACACATATCTAGATGGGTCCAGAGAATCCTGAGATGCTTCATTATGTAAGATATCATCATGTGCCAGTTCATGAATAGTTGGACCATCCTCCTAAAATATTGGAATatcaagtttttaaaatataggaTTTAATCATAGTATCAAACAATAAACAGCCCAGTACAGGCTGGTCAAGTGCAGATTGGAATCACAAACGTTTAATcctttaggcatgcaggttaactGAGGATATTTTCTATTACCATCAAGCAAGTGactgctcaaaacgcacataactctgaaactATAGAGCCCTAGGATCAAACTTGGTGCCCCCAGCAAGCTACCCACTAAGAAAATGAAACTGTATTACcatataaaaataggtaaatatttagtttttactgCAAATACAGAATTAATTAATGCAGGCAACTAATAACTCATACTGCCAAATAAATTATCTAACTGCTGCTAACCTAAAATTTACGAGATACTGCAATAATTCAAATGTGAACCTTTAGTTTGCAACAATCTGTGTGTATAcactatataattattacatacCAGATTGTCTTCTGCCAATTCTTCCATTAAGGCATCCTTATCAAGTTTTATATTCTTCAGCCTACCAGGGTAAGCACCATCAGTTCCCGAGTTGTGAGCGGCATTGTTTATCATTAACTGATATGGCCGTTTAACACCTACATTATTGCCACTTGAGTTGGGAGCTCTTGTTGGTTGGACAAGAGACATTAGGAATTGTATTAGCtggaacaaaaaatttaaaattatgattttcttaaataataataaatattttatgacaaaacacacatcacTGTCTAACCCGCAaagtataaagtaataaaatacaattttgtgtTTCCCGTTATGGGAATTTGACTGTCCAGTATCTGGCAAAGCAGGCACAGCAAGTTATACTGCTATGTGATGTAGGATGTTATCAAGCAATGTTTTGTGGAgggaacttttttatttgtatggagATAATTAAAAGTAATCAATTAGCAGTATAATTTTCCCTGTACAAATTGATAAACTAACAAAAT is part of the Pararge aegeria chromosome 2, ilParAegt1.1, whole genome shotgun sequence genome and encodes:
- the LOC120633493 gene encoding heat shock factor protein isoform X3, translating into MRSVVEIGASVPAFLGKLWKLVNDSETNHLISWSPGGKTFVIKNQADFARELLPLYYKHNNMASFIRQLNMYGFHKITSVENGGLRYEKDEIEFSHPCFMRGHAYLLEHIKRKIANPKAIVASNEGGDKILLKPELMNKVLADVKQMKGKQESLDAKFSAMKQENEALWREVAILRQKHIKQQQIVNNLIQFLMSLVQPTRAPNSSGNNVGVKRPYQLMINNAAHNSGTDGAYPGRLKNIKLDKDALMEELAEDNLEDGPTIHELAHDDILHNEASQDSLDPSRYVYVSVLDSDNNQISDSRKSTDPYHVTMDDGDDIETDGTRISFPTSNTGYLRIPDTPPIITSPSPTLTTTPPVNNLSIEQAINNVTSPGTSKPKNSNSLKTAMASKSLLSPSNFHIMNPSPDFKLPAEIFASDDSVSDTGINTAEEINTDHTFTGEQMTKDKMFGGINIKVENNGKRSFKVAKKSKKSREQNACTLNLADIKTELQDDLDWNNMSLATMNNNANVNRLQAMCRRDNISQNRDEYPSHFGPNPHNNKNDIDDHLDTMQTDLESLRELLRSDTYSLDTNTLLGLFGSDDPFYGLAYNSSDERAKTSNNAMKLKSEITNVSSDEIRENNQSPITEDDAEGNQLISYTGNIPDFGDISMPDLECENSQEECLSPRPGSSMLNTPQVTLQSPSYPVRP
- the LOC120633493 gene encoding heat shock factor protein isoform X6; translation: MRSVVEIGASVPAFLGKLWKLVNDSETNHLISWSPGGKTFVIKNQADFARELLPLYYKHNNMASFIRQLNMYGFHKITSVENGGLRYEKDEIEFSHPCFMRGHAYLLEHIKRKIANPKAIVASNEGGDKILLKPELMNKVLADVKQMKGKQESLDAKFSAMKQENEALWREVAILRQKHIKQQQIVNNLIQFLMSLVQPTRAPNSSGNNVGVKRPYQLMINNAAHNSGTDGAYPGRLKNIKLDKDALMEELAEDNLEDGPTIHELAHDDILHNEASQDSLDPSRYVYVSVLDSDNNQISDSRKSTDPYHVTMDDGDDIETDGTRISFPTSNTGYLRIPDTPPIITSPSPTLTTTPPVNNLSIEQAINNVTSPGTSKPKNSNSLKTAMASKSLLSPSNFHIMNPSPDFKLPAEIFASDDSVSDTGINTAEEINTDHTFTGEQMTKDKMFGGINIKVENNGKRSFKVAKKSKKSREQNACTLNLADIKTELQDDLDWNNMSLATMNNNANVNRLQAMCRRDNISQNRDEYPSHFGPNPHNNKNDIDDHLDTMQTDLESLRELLRSDTYSLDTNTLLGIEQSLFGSDDPFYGLAYNSSDERAKTSNNAEGNQLISYTGNIPDFGDISMPDLECENSQEECLSPRPGSSMLNTPQVTLQSPSYPVRP
- the LOC120633493 gene encoding heat shock factor protein isoform X9, whose translation is MRSVVEIGASVPAFLGKLWKLVNDSETNHLISWSPGGKTFVIKNQADFARELLPLYYKHNNMASFIRQLNMYGFHKITSVENGGLRYEKDEIEFSHPCFMRGHAYLLEHIKRKIANPKAIVASNEGGDKILLKPELMNKVLADVKQMKGKQESLDAKFSAMKQENEALWREVAILRQKHIKQQQIVNNLIQFLMSLVQPTRAPNSSGNNVGVKRPYQLMINNAAHNSGTDGAYPGRLKNIKLDKDALMEELAEDNLEDGPTIHELAHDDILHNEASQDSLDPSRYVYVSVLDSDNNQISDSRKSTDPYHVTMDDGDDIETDGTRISFPTSNTGYLRIPDTPPIITSPSPTLTTTPPVNNLSIEQAINNVTSPGTSKPKNSNSLKTAMASKSLLSPSNFHIMNPSPDFKLPAEIFASDDSVSDTGINTAEEINTDHTFTGEQMTKDKMFGGINIKVENNGKRSFKVAKKSKKSREQNACTLNLADIKTELQDDLDWNNMSLATMNNNANVNRLQAMNDIDDHLDTMQTDLESLRELLRSDTYSLDTNTLLGLFGSDDPFYGLAYNSSDERAKTSNNAEGNQLISYTGNIPDFGDISMPDLECENSQEECLSPRPGSSMLNTPQVTLQSPSYPVRP
- the LOC120633493 gene encoding heat shock factor protein isoform X7, which encodes MRSVVEIGASVPAFLGKLWKLVNDSETNHLISWSPGGKTFVIKNQADFARELLPLYYKHNNMASFIRQLNMYGFHKITSVENGGLRYEKDEIEFSHPCFMRGHAYLLEHIKRKIANPKAIVASNEGGDKILLKPELMNKVLADVKQMKGKQESLDAKFSAMKQENEALWREVAILRQKHIKQQQIVNNLIQFLMSLVQPTRAPNSSGNNVGVKRPYQLMINNAAHNSGTDGAYPGRLKNIKLDKDALMEELAEDNLEDGPTIHELAHDDILHNEASQDSLDPSRYVYVSVLDSDNNQISDSRKSTDPYHVTMDDGDDIETDGTRISFPTSNTGYLRIPDTPPIITSPSPTLTTTPPVNNLSIEQAINNVTSPGTSKPKNSNSLKTAMASKSLLSPSNFHIMNPSPDFKLPAEIFASDDSVSDTGINTAEEINTDHTFTGEQMTKDKMFGGINIKVENNGKRSFKVAKKSKKSREQNACTLNLADIKTELQDDLDWNNMSLATMNNNANVNRLQAMCRRDNISQNRDEYPSHFGPNPHNNKNDIDDHLDTMQTDLESLRELLRSDTYSLDTNTLLGLFGSDDPFYGLAYNSSDERAKTSNNAEGNQLISYTGNIPDFGDISMPDLECENSQEECLSPRPGSSMLNTPQVTLQSPSYPVRP
- the LOC120633493 gene encoding heat shock factor protein isoform X8, whose amino-acid sequence is MRSVVEIGASVPAFLGKLWKLVNDSETNHLISWSPGGKTFVIKNQADFARELLPLYYKHNNMASFIRQLNMYGFHKITSVENGGLRYEKDEIEFSHPCFMRGHAYLLEHIKRKIANPKAIVASNEGGDKILLKPELMNKVLADVKQMKGKQESLDAKFSAMKQENEALWREVAILRQKHIKQQQIVNNLIQFLMSLVQPTRAPNSSGNNVGVKRPYQLMINNAAHNSGTDGAYPGRLKNIKLDKDALMEELAEDNLEDGPTIHELAHDDILHNEASQDSLDPSRYVYVSVLDSDNNQISDSRKSTDPYHVTMDDGDDIETDGTRISFPTSNTGYLRIPDTPPIITSPSPTLTTTPPVNNLSIEQAINNVTSPGTSKPKNSNSLKTAMASKSLLSPSNFHIMNPSPDFKLPAEIFASDDSVSDTGINTAEEINTDHTFTGEQMTKDKMFGGINIKVENNGKRSFKVAKKSKKSREQNACTLNLADIKTELQDDLDWNNMSLATMNNNANVNRLQAMCRRDNISQNRDEYPSHFGPNPHNNKNDIDDHLDTMQTDLESLRELLRSDTYSLDTNTLLGIEQSVRPTVSHHTKDNLFGSDDPFYGLAYNSSDERAKTSNNDTTKQYPMIDFDWLISSSDTTPAN
- the LOC120633493 gene encoding heat shock factor protein isoform X10; its protein translation is MRSVVEIGASVPAFLGKLWKLVNDSETNHLISWSPGGKTFVIKNQADFARELLPLYYKHNNMASFIRQLNMYGFHKITSVENGGLRYEKDEIEFSHPCFMRGHAYLLEHIKRKIANPKAIVASNEGGDKILLKPELMNKVLADVKQMKGKQESLDAKFSAMKQENEALWREVAILRQKHIKQQQIVNNLIQFLMSLVQPTRAPNSSGNNVGVKRPYQLMINNAAHNSGTDGAYPGRLKNIKLDKDALMEELAEDNLEDGPTIHELAHDDILHNEASQDSLDPSRYVYVSVLDSDNNQISDSRKSTDPYHVTMDDGDDIETDGTRISFPTSNTGYLRIPDTPPIITSPSPTLTTTPPVNNLSIEQAINNVTSPGTSKPKNSNSLKTAMASKSLLSPSNFHIMNPSPDFKLPAEIFASDDSVSDTGINTAEEINTDHTFTGEQMTKDKMFGGINIKVENNGKRSFKVAKKSKKSREQNACTLNLADIKTELQDDLDWNNMSLATMNNNANVNRLQAMCRRDNISQNRDEYPSHFGPNPHNNKNDIDDHLDTMQTDLESLRELLRSDTYSLDTNTLLGLFGSDDPFYGLAYNSSDERAKTSNNDTTKQYPMIDFDWLISSSDTTPAN
- the LOC120633493 gene encoding heat shock factor protein isoform X5, with product MRSVVEIGASVPAFLGKLWKLVNDSETNHLISWSPGGKTFVIKNQADFARELLPLYYKHNNMASFIRQLNMYGFHKITSVENGGLRYEKDEIEFSHPCFMRGHAYLLEHIKRKIANPKAIVASNEGGDKILLKPELMNKVLADVKQMKGKQESLDAKFSAMKQENEALWREVAILRQKHIKQQQIVNNLIQFLMSLVQPTRAPNSSGNNVGVKRPYQLMINNAAHNSGTDGAYPGRLKNIKLDKDALMEELAEDNLEDGPTIHELAHDDILHNEASQDSLDPSRYVYVSVLDSDNNQISDSRKSTDPYHVTMDDGDDIETDGTRISFPTSNTGYLRIPDTPPIITSPSPTLTTTPPVNNLSIEQAINNVTSPGTSKPKNSNSLKTAMASKSLLSPSNFHIMNPSPDFKLPAEIFASDDSVSDTGINTAEEINTDHTFTGEQMTKDKMFGGINIKVENNGKRSFKVAKKSKKSREQNACTLNLADIKTELQDDLDWNNMSLATMNNNANVNRLQAMCRRDNISQNRDEYPSHFGPNPHNNKNDIDDHLDTMQTDLESLRELLRSDTYSLDTNTLLGIEQSVRPTVSHHTKDNLFGSDDPFYGLAYNSSDERAKTSNNAEGNQLISYTGNIPDFGDISMPDLECENSQEECLSPRPGSSMLNTPQVTLQSPSYPVRP
- the LOC120633493 gene encoding heat shock factor protein isoform X1 codes for the protein MRSVVEIGASVPAFLGKLWKLVNDSETNHLISWSPGGKTFVIKNQADFARELLPLYYKHNNMASFIRQLNMYGFHKITSVENGGLRYEKDEIEFSHPCFMRGHAYLLEHIKRKIANPKAIVASNEGGDKILLKPELMNKVLADVKQMKGKQESLDAKFSAMKQENEALWREVAILRQKHIKQQQIVNNLIQFLMSLVQPTRAPNSSGNNVGVKRPYQLMINNAAHNSGTDGAYPGRLKNIKLDKDALMEELAEDNLEDGPTIHELAHDDILHNEASQDSLDPSRYVYVSVLDSDNNQISDSRKSTDPYHVTMDDGDDIETDGTRISFPTSNTGYLRIPDTPPIITSPSPTLTTTPPVNNLSIEQAINNVTSPGTSKPKNSNSLKTAMASKSLLSPSNFHIMNPSPDFKLPAEIFASDDSVSDTGINTAEEINTDHTFTGEQMTKDKMFGGINIKVENNGKRSFKVAKKSKKSREQNACTLNLADIKTELQDDLDWNNMSLATMNNNANVNRLQAMCRRDNISQNRDEYPSHFGPNPHNNKNDIDDHLDTMQTDLESLRELLRSDTYSLDTNTLLGIEQSVRPTVSHHTKDNLFGSDDPFYGLAYNSSDERAKTSNNAMKLKSEITNVSSDEIRENNQSPITEDDAEGNQLISYTGNIPDFGDISMPDLECENSQEECLSPRPGSSMLNTPQVTLQSPSYPVRP
- the LOC120633493 gene encoding heat shock factor protein isoform X2; the protein is MRSVVEIGASVPAFLGKLWKLVNDSETNHLISWSPGGKTFVIKNQADFARELLPLYYKHNNMASFIRQLNMYGFHKITSVENGGLRYEKDEIEFSHPCFMRGHAYLLEHIKRKIANPKAIVASNEGGDKILLKPELMNKVLADVKQMKGKQESLDAKFSAMKQENEALWREVAILRQKHIKQQQIVNNLIQFLMSLVQPTRAPNSSGNNVGVKRPYQLMINNAAHNSGTDGAYPGRLKNIKLDKDALMEELAEDNLEDGPTIHELAHDDILHNEASQDSLDPSRYVYVSVLDSDNNQISDSRKSTDPYHVTMDDGDDIETDGTRISFPTSNTGYLRIPDTPPIITSPSPTLTTTPPVNNLSIEQAINNVTSPGTSKPKNSNSLKTAMASKSLLSPSNFHIMNPSPDFKLPAEIFASDDSVSDTGINTAEEINTDHTFTGEQMTKDKMFGGINIKVENNGKRSFKVAKKSKKSREQNACTLNLADIKTELQDDLDWNNMSLATMNNNANVNRLQAMCRRDNISQNRDEYPSHFGPNPHNNKNDIDDHLDTMQTDLESLRELLRSDTYSLDTNTLLGIEQSLFGSDDPFYGLAYNSSDERAKTSNNAMKLKSEITNVSSDEIRENNQSPITEDDAEGNQLISYTGNIPDFGDISMPDLECENSQEECLSPRPGSSMLNTPQVTLQSPSYPVRP